One window from the genome of Acanthochromis polyacanthus isolate Apoly-LR-REF ecotype Palm Island chromosome 21, KAUST_Apoly_ChrSc, whole genome shotgun sequence encodes:
- the tyk2 gene encoding non-receptor tyrosine-protein kinase TYK2, which produces MSRRGCSKSSMSGIFPDQIEPPQGQGIHVYLFWTKEGERYLSHTNGKVTAEELCISAAEAVGISPLCHVLFALYNPVTRCWYSPNHIFSPEENSSLILLYCLRFYFRNWHGLNENEPIVSRYAHRSGSDPGGSPLLEITSLEYLFSQAKFEFVNEVVEMEEVNSEAELKRFKNESLGMAVLHLSHQAVQTGSTLQDVAAKVSFLRCIPKSFAKHISKDNFLTKIRIRRVFAEFVRTFQQHTVDKGRLGAQEIMYKYISTLEHLAPCFGTETFPVTHLDLREDADGSSSYSNNTYAQGASKDNYQAPATHEIRVSGIKGIQWREVSAQKAQANPYLRNDYMNYMKKAKQQPSQPNANTPNKWAFFCDFPEITHIAITEANVCISTQDNQYMEVQMNSSQEAHSFISLLDGFYRLTADAHHYLCREVAPPRVVLSEANLLHGPMQDDFVLLKLKKEAAEDGAFLVRWSALDYRRIILAVLNKNENGSAPSHKQFRIQHKGSMFHLEGWDKDFSSVKELTDSLKTFVLKSGSDSFTVKKCCAPKQAELSNLLVRRQDVNRRSPPDSLALNLTQLRFHQIKDKEIIQEQHLGRGTRTNIYSGRLLVRGGEEDEYDDEFNNNSSDRKGIRVVLKILDESHKDIALAFFETASLMSQVSHRHLVFVHGVSVKGSENIMVEEYVEFGPLDVFLRKEKASVTPQWKFIVAKQLASALSYLETKRLVHGNVCAKNILVARRGLENGISPFIKLSDRGIALSVLSREERLDRIPWIAPECVDSGAPIGNAADQWSFGVTLLEICNNGDLPMSGSTLSEKERFYQQKGRLAEPSSQKLATFISMCLTYQPEERPSFRTVLRELPEIYNLDIPPSETFPDADPSVFHKRYLKKMRDLGEGHFGKVTLYLYDPSNDGTGERVAVKALKQENGHVSEGWMKEIEILKSLYHSNIVKYKGCCTELGGHVVQLIMEYLPLGSLREYLPKRKLCVPQCLMFAQQICQGMEYLHSKRYIHRDLAARNVLVENDSLVKIGDFGLTKYIPEGEIYYRVREDGDSPVFWYAIECLKESKFSFSTDVWSFGVTLYEILTRCDHRQSPPTKFFEMMEAPQGQMTMLILIKLLERRRRLPCPKECPHEVKTLMEQCWDEDPAERPTFGFLIEKFEAVRRTYDWQSNINFSLAQIC; this is translated from the exons ATGTCTAGAAGAGGGTGTTCCAAGTCTTCAATGTCAGGAATATTTCCGGACCAGATTGAGCCCCCTCAGGGCCAGGGCATTCATGTTTATCTCTTCTGGACCAAAGAAGGGGAGAGATATTTGTCTCATACAAATGGAAAGGTGACAGCAGAGGAGCTGTGCATCTCGGCTGCAGAGGCTGTAG GGATAAGCCCTCTGTGCCATGTGTTGTTTGCACTCTACAATCCAGTTACACGCTGCTGGTACAGTCCAAACCACATTTTCAGTCCAGAGGAGAACTCCAGCCTCATACTTCTCTACTGTCTGAG GTTTTACTTTCGGAATTGGCATGGACTGAATGAGAATGAACCCATTGTGTCCCGCTATGCTCACCGATCTGGGAGTGATCCGGGTGGTTCCCCTCTGCTTGAAATCACGTCCTTGGAGTATTTATTTTCCCAG GCTAAATTTGAATTTGTGAATGAAGTGGTGGAAATGGAAGAAGTCAACTCAGAAGCGGAGCTAAAGCGCTTCAAAAATGAGAGCTTGGGAATGGCTGTGCTTCACCTCTCACATCAGGCAGTGCAGACAGGCTCTACCTTACAAGACGTAGCTGCAAAAGTCAG CTTCTTACGCTGCATTCCAAAGTCTTTCGCCAAGCACATTTCGAAAGACAACTTCCTGACTAAAATCAGGATCCGGCGAGTGTTTGCGGAGTTTGTCCGAACTTTCCAGCAGCACACCGTGGACAAGGGGCGGCTTGGTGCCCAGGAGATCATGTATAAGTACATCTCTACCCTCGAACACTTGGCTCCATGTTTCGGCACAGAAACTTTCCCTGTAACCCACCTGGACCTGAGGGAGGATGCAGATGGAAGCAGCTCTTATTCTAACAACACATATGCCCAGGGCGCCTCGAAGGACAACTACCAGGCTCCTGCCACACATGAAATAAGAGTGTCTGGCATCAAGGGGATCCAGTGGAGGGAGGTGTCTGCTCAGAAG GCACAGGCCAACCCTTACTTGAGGAATGACTACATGAACTACATGAAGAAAGCAAAACAGCAGCCTAGTCAACCGAATGCAAACACTCCCAATAAATGGGCCTTCTTCTGTGATTTCCCTGAAATAACTCACATAGCCATTACTGAGGCTAATGTGTGCATTAGCACTCAGGACAATCAATACATG GAGGTTCAGATGAACTCCAGCCAGGAGGCCCATTCCTTCATCTCCCTCCTAGATGGATTCTACCGACTGACTGCAGACGCCCACCACTATCTTTGTCGTGAAGTGGCTCCCCCAAGGGTAGTGCTGAGTGAAGCAAATCTGCTGCATGGACCTATGCA GGATGATTTTGTGCTattgaagctgaaaaaggaggcAGCAGAGGATGGAGCTTTCCTCGTTCGCTGGAGCGCTCTCGACTATCGCCGCATCATCTTAGCTGTGCTGAACAAAAATGAG AATGGTTCAGCGCCAAGCCACAAGCAGTTTCGTATTCAGCACAAGGGTTCGATGTTCCATCTGGAGGGCTGGGACAAAGATTTTTCCAGCGTGAAGGAGCTGACAGATAGCCTCAAGACCTTTGTACTCAAATCTGGTTCGGACAGCTTTACTGTCAAAAAATGCTGTGCTCCGAAACAAGCAG AGCTGTCCAACCTGCTGGTGAGGAGGCAAGATGTCAATCGCCGCTCTCCCCCTGACTCCTTGGCTCTGAACTTGACCCAGCTACGCTTCCATCAGATCAAGGATAAAGAGATAATACAA gaacagcatttAGGCCGTGGCACCAGAACTAACATCTACTCAGGACGGTTGCTGGTGCGAGGTGGAGAAGAGGATGAATATGACGATGAATTCAACAACAACTCTTCTGACCGCAAAGGCATCCGAGTGGTTCTCAAGATCCTGGACGAAAGCCATAAAGATATTGCTCTA GCATTTTTTGAAACCGCAAGTCTCATGAGCCAGGTGTCCCACAGACACCTGGTTTTTGTGCATGGTGTGTCTGTCAAAGGATCTGAAA ACATCATGGTAGAAGAATATGTGGAGTTTGGGCCTTTGGATGTTTTCCTTCGCAAAGAGAAGGCATCTGTGACTCCTCAGTGGAAGTTCATTGTTGCAAAACAACTTGCCAGTGCCCTCAGTTATCTT GAGACCAAACGTCTAGTTCATGGAAACGTCTGTGCCAAGAACATTCTGGTAGCAAGGCGAGGCCTAGAAAATGGCATCTCTCCTTTCATCAAGCTGAGTGATCGAGGCATCGCCCTGAGCGTCCTTTCACGGGAGG AGCGTCTGGACCGCATCCCGTGGATTGCCCCTGAGTGTGTTGACAGCGGTGCACCCATTGGCAACGCTGCTGACCAGTGGAGCTTTGGCGTCACGCTGCTAGAAATCTGCAACAACGGCGATCTTCCCATGAGCGGCAGCACATTGTCTGAG AAAGAGCGCTTTTATCAGCAAAAAGGGCGCCTAGCTGAACCGTCCTCCCAGAAACTGGCCACATTCATCAGCATGTGTTTGACCTATCAGCCTGAGGAGAGGCCTTCATTCCGCACTGTGCTCAGAGAACTCCCAGAAATCTACA ATCTTGATATACCACCCAGTGAAACTTTCCCTGATGCAGACCCCAGCGTGTTCCACAAACGCTACCTGAAAAAGATGCGGGACTTGGGAGAG GGTCACTTTGGAAAGGTGACGCTCTACTTGTACGATCCGTCCAACGATGGGACAGGAGAGCGCGTGGCAGTGAAAGCACTGAAGCAAGAGAATGGTCATGTGTCTGAGGGCTGGATGAAAGAGATCGAGATCCTGAAGTCCCTTTATCACAGCAACATTGTCAAGTACAAGGGCTGTTGCACTGAACTGG GAGGACATGTGGTGCAGCTAATAATGGAGTACCTTCCTTTGGGGAGTCTTCGAGAGTACCTTCCCAAACGTAAACTCTGTGTGCCCCAGTGCCTTATGTTTGCTCAGCAGATCTGTCAG GGGATGGAGTACTTGCATTCAAAGCGGTACATCCATCGAGATCTCGCTGCCCGGAATGTCTTGGTGGAAAATGACAGTTTGGTGAAGATTGGAGACTTTGGCCTGACGAAATACATCCCTGAAGGAGAGATCTACTATCGTGTCCGTGAGGATGGCGACAGTCCAGTGTTCTG GTATGCCATTGAGTGCTTGAAGGAGAGCAAATTTTCCTTTTCCACTGATGTTTGGTCCTTTGGAGTAACTTTGTATGAGATCCTGACCCGCTGTGACCATCGCCAAAGCCCTCCAACA aaGTTCTTTGAAATGATGGAGGCACCCCAAGGACAGATGACTATGCTGATACTGATAAAACTGTTAGAGAGGCGGCGGCGTCTACCTTGTCCCAAAGAATGCCCACATGAG GTGAAGACGTTGATGGAGCAGTGCTGGGATGAAGATCCTGCAGAGCGGCCAACATTTGGATTCCTCATCGAAAAGTTTGAGGCTGTCCGCCGAACATACGACTGGCAGTCCAACATAAACTTTTCTTTGGCTCAGATTTGCTGA
- the LOC110960177 gene encoding hsp90 co-chaperone Cdc37, translating into MSRIDYSVWDHIEVSDDEDDTHPNIDTPSLFRWRHQARVERMEEFNKKGEELSKGLNDCRRKLAEAQKKTQVLSSAGSCDAELSKAQAEEKKLKKEEREWQKKVEDHNREEKKMPWNVDTLSKEGFSKSIVNVKPDTAEETEEEKEQKHKTFVEKYEKQIKHFGMLRRWDDSQKYLSDNPHLVCEETANYLVIMCIDLEVEEKHALMEQVAHQTIVMQFILELAKSLKVDPRGCFRQFFAKIKTADQQYQDAFNDELESFKERVRGRAKIRIEKAMKEYEEEERQKRIGPGGLDPVEVYESLPAEMQKCFDEKDIQMLQDVISKMDPTEAKAHMKRCIDSGLWVPNSKGDGEEKEEEATYEEVKQEQEETKKE; encoded by the exons ATGTCCAGGATAGACTACAGCGTGTGGGACCACATTGAAGTGTCTGACGATGAAGATGACACCCACCCAAACATCGACACACCCAGCCTCTTCAGATGGAGACACCAG GCACGTGTGGAGCGAATGGAAGAGTTTAACAAAAAAGGTGAAGAACTCAGCAAGGGACTCAATGACTGTCGGCGTAAGCTGGCAGAGGCACAGAAGAAGACCCAAGTCCTGTCCAGTGCAGGGTCGTGTGATGCCGAACTGAGCAAAGCCCAGGCTGAGgagaagaaactgaaaaaagaagaaCGGGAGTGGCAGAAGAAGGTGGAAGACCACAATCgagaagagaagaagatgcCATGGAACGTGGACACGCTCAGCAAGGAAGGCTTTAGCAAG AGTATTGTTAATGTCAAACCTGACACTGCAGAGGAGACCGAAGAGGAGAAGGAGCAAAAGCATAAAACATTCGTGGAGAAGTATGAGAAGCAGATCAAACATTTCG GCATGCTGCGACGTTGGGATGACAGCCAGAAGTACCTCTCTGACAATCCTCATCTCGTCTGTGAAGAGACCGCTAACTACTTGGTCATCATGTGCATTGACCTTGAAGTTGAGGAg AAACACGCATTAATGGAGCAAGTGGCTCATCAGACCATCGTCATGCAGTTCATCCTAGAGCTGGCGAAAAGCCTCAAAGTAGACCCCCGCGGCTGCTTCCGTCAGTTTTTTGCGAAGATTAAG ACAGCAGATCAACAGTATCAAGACGCTTTCAATGATGAGCTGGAGTCGTTCAAGGAGCGGGTGCGGGGCAGGGCGAAGATCCGCATAGAAAAGGCCATGAAGGAATATGAGGAAGAAGAGCGACAAAAGCGCATTGGACCCGGAGGACTAGATCCTGTTGAAGTGTACGAGTCCCTGCCAGCT GAGATGCAGAAATGCTTTGATGAGAAGGACATCCAAATGTTACAAGATGTTATCAGCAAAATGGACCCCACG GAGGCAAAGGCTCACATGAAGAGGTGCATAGACTCTGGGCTCTGGGTGCCCAACTCcaaaggagatggagaagaaaaagaggaagaagccACCTATGAAGAGGTGAAACAGGAGCAAGAAGAAACTAAGAAGGAATGA